The following DNA comes from Cryptococcus decagattii chromosome 7, complete sequence.
TACTTGCTTGGGCGCTGGGACTCGCACTTTGAGTCGCACTTTGGCTGGGGCTAGGAGTCGGTGACGCGCTGGGACTTTCACTTGGGCTAGCCGTGGCAGATGGCGATGGcgaaggtgaaggtgaGGCGGATTGTGACTGCTGTGCGGAACTGGGTGATGCTTCAGATGTTGTAGGCTGAGCCTCAGAGGTTGGCTGTGCAGATGACGCTGGCGCTTCCGAGGACGATGCAGGATCTGAGGTTGGTGCTGCTGACGATTGCTGAGGCTCTGTCGAGGTTTCAGGAGTGGTCGTTGGAGCATCGGATGTGGGTGTAGgagaaggtgatgaagattgGGCAGCAACGTCCGAGGAAGGTGATGGTTGTGATTCAGATGTTTCAGTGAATGAAGCAGAGGCAGCAGCGGAGGAATCTTTACGTCAATGGCAACACACAGACGAAGAGACAGAGCAGGGATCAAATCAACGAAGACGTCGACTTTGGCGCTATGCAGCGGGAACTCACCTTGCTGGGCATTGGACGACTGTGCAGGGGCGGCGGAGGAAGCTGCTGCCTGCTGAGAAGGGTCGGCGGATGGCTCTGTGGTACCATTGTTCTGCCTGGCGACAAGTGAGCGCGAGCGCTTTGCTTGTGCCGGCCAGACATAGGAAGTGGAGTGGGAGATGGAGGCCGGCATTGTGGACAAGTGGTTTGTTGGCgatgaagagagagatgatggggaaAAGTCAGGCGAGGCGGTGAAACTCATAAATTTGACGACCAGCAGTCACAATTTCCTATTTCCTTTGACGTTTTTGTCGCCTTCCATGCATTCATCATCTTATTTTGGAATTTGCCCCAACACAGCTGTGTCGTCGTCGTCAGCATTGCTGTATGCACTGCTCATGAGGAGTGCTATGCATGGGGTGCGACGATGTTCCTATCGATTCCGGCTCTTTCTGGCCTATGAAAGCTGTTCCCATTTCCCGCTTCTCACGCGTCACACCAAGGGGAAGCCGTAGCGCTGAGCATATATGAACATCCATGCCGGCATTTCAGGGACGCTCCGCATAATATCCACCTGTCCTATATACGTAGCAGTCAACTCCGAAACCTTGCTGAATACTGGATCTTAACGGTCTTGTACGTGCTCTGCTACCACTCTATATAAGCGTGCATCGGACTGAACTTGCATCGTGGATCCCTCATGTCTAATCCAACCAAACTTGATTGGCATTCATAACCTACGACTTGCCAACTGCTGCCAATGCGCATGcgtcatcctcatcaaaCCGAGAAGACAGGAAATCCTAGTCCTGCATAGCAGCGGACGGTGTGAATTGACATGCTCGACCACAAAACTCCATGCACAAAGCATATggctgaagaaggaatAAATGAGGCTTTCTTTCGGCGTTGGGTGATCGTTGACTCAACGAGGCAACAGGGGATAGGCCCATAGCAGTTTCTCTAATCAGAAGCGATATAATAATGAGCCACAAGAATCAGGGACGAGGCTGACTACGAGTACTGAAGTACAAGAGCTGTGAGCTTTGGAAAGTATCAAAGCTACTAAATGTAAATAGCTCTAGGTATCAGCAAGGAAACAGGTCAAGATCGATTAGTCTTCCGGTTCTTGTCATGCCTCTCCTTTGCTTGCTATTTCGAAGTCGCCGTTTCTATGCCAAGTTGTAATATCTGGCAAGATATTATCAAGAGACTCATAATGCCGAGCCCACATTTACGACTCGCTTGTCGAAAACAAACCCCCTTTTCGACCTTCAGTGTACAGGCAGGTGCGTAAACTTGCGCAGCTTCCTTTTAGGATCTAATAAGGGGGATAGCGGTGCAATCACACCATTGGGAATTTGGgtttcatcttcaaaacTTCTTGAACTAGTTCTTGTTCTCTAATCAGCTCCTAATGAAAATTTTGGGAGCTTTTATTTCCCAGAGAAGCGTGGCCATCAGTCAGATTAAACAAAGGAAAGCCTAGGGAATAAGGCAGTTATAATATTGCCAAACTTGGATCCGCCCGACAATGATCGAGTTGTTGCTAATGCTACTACTGTCGCTGAGATTTGAATCGGAGACTTTTAAATAAAACCCAGTAAAAGTAAGCTCCTTCGAAAGTTTTCAAAGGCAGACTTTAACCAAGCGAAGCTGGACCTCAAGGTATATATAATGTGAGTCTCTCTCCAACAAGTTTCGAGGGGGAACAAGCAATAATCAGCGACTGAAAAGGAAACATTAAAATAGCAGCAAATAGACAAAAGCGGAGGTGATAGACATAATGAGCAGCTCTCAACAGTTAAGTACCGCCGCCGCTTCCGAAGACGACCAGGTGAGCGGGCTCGAAGCTACCTTGTATACGTTAGCCTCAAAAGTCAATTCCCATTTGGAAGATAGGCACCCAGAGTTATCAACTTCGCAAAGAGGGAAGATAGTCGCTGCTGAATTGAAAAGCGGGTTCAGTTCTGTTGACTCTTCTACTGGCGATTCACAGCCGTCGGAAACGAAGTGAAAGGTTGGGGAAGGACAAAGCACTTGTAACAAGGGTTGACCATTTGCGAcgaagagaaaaaaacaaaagaacGAAAAAAAAGCAGGTGATAGAATTTAGTTTTGGGAACGAACAAATGATCATATACCTATATTCGTTTAGGGGCTTGAGGTTGACCCATAAACGAAAGGCTGGGGAGTTGATTCATTATTAACCCTAGCCCAGAGGAGAAATAAATGCTATTTCTTTGAATTCAGAAAGGGAACTCTGCCAAATGAACCTGCATGTATAATATTTTCTCCTTAGTTATTGCTTTATTATTTAAAGCCGTACACCCATCCCATAATGTTTTTTTTCTATGATTCTTAGCCCATCACGGTTTAGCACGATACGGTAGCCCAATGCGGACTGCAgccaaagaaaaaaaagtccACAAGTTCTACGCAAGATGCAAAACACGTTACGAGCAAGCTTATTCGCAAAAAAGATACAATTTGCTGCTGACCGCAATAATACTAAAGTATATGAACTGTATGTATACTTATATCGAATGATTCGGGTATATATGACAGGTATCCAGGTAATTGGTTACACAGTAGCCATAACCGAACAAGAACAAATGGCAGGTAGATCAAAGAGTCAAGGACACTAGAAACAAGAAACGTCGTGTACTAATTTATAAGCTCAAAGACCTTCACCTCTACCTCTCCGGCTTTATCTCTGATATACGCATCTTCGCACGAAATTTTCGATCTTCGTGCGACTCTTAATGGCTTGCCGTCCATTGAGAGAGGATGGTTGGTACAGGATCTTGCACCTCATCGTAAATCATTCCTATTACACACATAGTCAAATGATCAGACGGGGTTTTGTGATGATAGGGGAGGGGGGTACTAACGCTTCCATTGATCTCTACTCAATTTCTCCTGGTGGAACTCAAAGTCAAAGAATCCAGGCTTGAGGGGCTCGGCATTAGGCTCGTCTTGGGGATCATGATAAGCCTATTCATGCCATGTGTCAGTCATTGATAGGCACCTCGGGAGAGGGAATTAGACAGACCTCGACATAAGGGTGCGTCAACGCTTCTTCGACTGTGATCCTCTTGGATGGTGAAAAACTATTTAACGTTATAAGTCAGTACTTCTGGATCTACATCACTTGATACAAGGGGGGGGGGAAACACACGTGAGGGTTCGCTTTAAAAGATTGACAGCTGCAGGCTTTGCTTTAGGGCAGATGGCCGAAAAGTCTTGACGACGGGTAAACTCTAGCGCTCGCTAGACGAAATACGATTAGCAGGCGCATGCATATGCGAGATCAATGAAATCTCTGGCAACGACTTACGAGGTAATCTTTCGATCGTTGGGAGGTAATCTCATTGAAGTCATCCATCTGTACCTTGCGTATTAGTTGCGTACTCAAAAGGGGGAAGGGAAACATACAGTAGGGGTACCGAGGACTTGTAAGATCAAAGATAATTCTACAATACCGGACAAATGCATATAATGTCAACTCCGTCCATTTAAAGGGCATGTCAGTATCTTACGGTGGTGGTAATCTCTCCCAGGGAATAAGGGCTTTCCATTGACTACCACAGGTATCAGGACTGCAATGCGTCGTTTTCTTCAAGTGCAGACTATCGACTCACTCATTTCAGCAAGGATGCATCCCACACTCCACAAATCGATAGCCTTTGTATATTCTTGGAACGCTGTTTACCGTTAGTTTCGAGAGCAATTATATACATAGAGCAGTTATTGATTGACCTACACAGCATGACTTCGGGCGCTCTATACCACCTTGTAGCGACATATTCCGTCATGAATCCCTGTCCTCCGTCTGATGTGCCAGGTGGAGGCTTGGCAGATGATCGGGCAAGACCAAAATCGCAGATCTGCAGGGCAGAGTTTGAACGCAATAAGCGTCTTTTAGGATATGGAACAGAAAATCTTTGCGGATGGGCGCGAAAGTAACAAAATGAATACTCACTTTAAGATCGCAGTTCGCGTTTAACAGAAGGTTTGAAGGCTTGAGATCACGGTGAAGGACGTCGGCAGAATGGAGGGCTTTCAAACCACGTAGAGTCTTTTTTGTGGTCAGCTTGTAAGCATGCTGGTTTTGGAACTTGTAAATCATCCAGCGCGCACTTGATAGACAAAGTATTGGCAGTGGTCGTCTGATAATTCCTGACTTCTGATCACTCGGTGCCTGTGAGGGTTACTGTCAGATTGATCGCCGAACAAAAGATTTAAGCCATTTACAAATCAGTCTCCATAAGTTCCTTACCATACCCCATCAGTCTTG
Coding sequences within:
- a CDS encoding mitogen-activated protein kinase CPK1, with protein sequence MTIDQSQISFNVPSTYKLEEIVGEGAYGLVVAGTHLPSGTRVAIKRITPFDHTMFCQRTLREIKLLRHFHHENIISILDLIQPESYEMFNEVYLVQELMETDLHRVIRSQELSDDHCQYFVYQTLRGLKALHSADVLHRDLKPSNLLLNANCDLKICDFGLARSSAKPPPGTSDGGQGFMTEYVATRWYRAPEVMLSFQEYTKAIDLWSVGCILAEMINGKPLFPGRDYHHQLSLILQVLGTPTMDDFNEITSQRSKDYLRALEFTRRQDFSAICPKAKPAAVNLLKRTLTFSPSKRITVEEALTHPYVEAYHDPQDEPNAEPLKPGFFDFEFHQEKLSRDQWKRMIYDEVQDPVPTILSQWTASH